The Candidatus Binatia bacterium DNA window CACGCTCTTCGGCGCGCCCGATCCAGTGCTCGGATCCGAGGCGGTGCACAATGGGCTCTTCAATCTCGTGCCCGGCGCGAAGGGGCCCCATCACGATCCTTCTCGATGGCTGCATGCCGCCCTTGTTCCCGACGCTCTCGCCGGCGCCTGGCAACATCGAGATCTTCGGATCGATCGAAGCGGCGGTTTCTTCGTGCGACCCGGAGAACATCTTCGCGGGTGTCTGTCGCGGATTGTCGTTCGTATTCGGAAGCGAGACCTTTGCCCGCATGGACGAGTGTGAGATTGCGAGCTGTGAAGACCTCCGCGGTTGCCTGCTCGAGGCGAACTGCACGTTCCCGTTCGACCAGCGCGGGGCGTTGCCGGATCGATAACGGATCGACATAGTACCTTCATGAAGATTCGAGCGATTGACCCCTGGGTCAATGTGAACATGGGCGAGACCCGGCCCGAGGAATACCTCATTCGCGTGAAGGAGGACTACTTCAAGGCCGGGGAAGAGTTCTTTCAGAGCATCGAGGCCGAGAGGCTCGTCGCCGACATGGACGCGGCGGGCATCGAGAAGGCCGTGCTCTCCATCGGGACTCAGCAGCCCGATCCACGGGTGCTTCAGTTCCACGTGAAGTACCCCGGCCGGTTTGCGTACGCGGCGTGGCTGCAGCCCACGGGCAAGATGGATGAAGTGTGGGCTCTCGAGGCGCTCGTTCGCGACTATCCGATCGCGATGGCGCGCGTGGTTCCGTTCTCCGTCGATCGTCCTCCGACGGATCCCCTCTACTACCCGTTGTACGTGAAATGTATCGAGCTCGACTTGCCGGTGTCCATCAATACTGGGCTGCCGGGGCCGCCGATGCCGGGGGAGTGTCAGAATCCGATCTACCTCGATCGCATCTGTTTCCAGTTTCCCGAACTCAAGGTCTGCATGGCGCACGGTGCGGATCCCTGGTGGGGTGTCGCGAGCCGGCTCATGATCAAGTACCGCAACCTCTATCTGATGACGTCTGCGTACTCGCCGAAGTACTTGCCCGACGAGTTCGTTCATTTCATGAACACGCGGGGTAAAGACAAGGTCCTGTTCGCGTCCGATCACCCAGTGCTCTCGTTCAACCGCTGCCTCGCG harbors:
- a CDS encoding amidohydrolase family protein, with translation MKIRAIDPWVNVNMGETRPEEYLIRVKEDYFKAGEEFFQSIEAERLVADMDAAGIEKAVLSIGTQQPDPRVLQFHVKYPGRFAYAAWLQPTGKMDEVWALEALVRDYPIAMARVVPFSVDRPPTDPLYYPLYVKCIELDLPVSINTGLPGPPMPGECQNPIYLDRICFQFPELKVCMAHGADPWWGVASRLMIKYRNLYLMTSAYSPKYLPDEFVHFMNTRGKDKVLFASDHPVLSFNRCLAEAQALDLREGVLDKYLYANAEKLFFSERKPRY